GCCGCCGCCCGTCGATGCCGTAGACGATCTGGAGCGGGCCGTTGGGGTCGTCGGGGATGCCGGCCTCGCACCGGTCGCGGAGCCACCCGATGAACGACCGGACCTCCGTCGTGAAGCCGATCCGGAGGAGCCCGTAGAGCGTGAACGCGGCGTCGCGGATCCAGGAGTAGCGGTAGTCCCAGTTCCGGTGGCCGCCGAGGTGCTCCGGCAGCGACGTCGTCGGCGCGGCGACGATGGCGCCGGTCGGCTCGAACGTCAGGAGCTTGAGCAGGAGGGCGCTGCGGCGGACCGTCTCGCGCCAGCGGCCGGTGTACGTGCAGCCGACGAGCCAGTCGCGCCAGTAGTCGGTCGTCTCGCGGAACAGGGCGTACTCGGCCTCGCGCGAGAGCGGCTCCTCGAGGCGGCCGGTCGCGTCGAGGTAGCGGAGCTCGAGCGTCACGCGGTCGCCGCGCTCGAGCTCGAAGTCGCGGTAGACCTCCGGCCGGTCGGGGTCGGAGTCGTCGACGTAGAGCGTGCGGACGGTGCTCAGGCCGAGCCGCATCGGCCCGCCGTCGGGGCCACCCGACTCGGACGTGAACACGGCGCCCTCGTCCGTGAGCTCGACCGTGTGCCGGCTCCGGGCGTAGTCGAACGCCGGCGCGACGCGGACCGACACCTTGATGGTCCCGCGGATGACGCGGACGTGGCGGACGAGGCGGTGGTACCCCGCGTCCGGCCCGATGTCGCCGACGGGCATGTAGTCGACGACCTCGGCCGCGCCCTGCTCGCCCGTGAACCGCGTCACGAGGACGTTCGAGTCGGGGAGGTACGTCTGGCGGCAGGCGTACCCGCCGTCGACCTCGATCCGGAAGTGCCCGCCCTTCTCGTGGTCGAGGACCGCCCCGAACACGGACGGCGAGTCGAAGTGGGGCAGGCAGAGCCAGTCGACGGCGCCGTTCTTGCCGACGAGCGCGGCCGTCCGCATGTTGCCGACGAGGCCGTAGTCGCCGATGGGGAGGTAGGGGGAGCTCACAGGCGGTCTCTGGGTCGGGCGCGGGGGAAAACCGGAAGGTCGGCGAACGGCCGCCCTACGGCAGAGGTCCGCAGGGTCCGCCGATGCGGCCCCGCCCGACACGCGGGCGGGGCCGGCTCTATCAGTCCAGGAACCGCCGGAGGTAGGCGACCACGTCCTCGACGCCGCCGAGGCGGTGGCCCGCGACCGTCTCGCCCTCGCCCACTTTGACGGTGACGGTCGGCTGGCGGAGGGCTTGGAGGGCGCGGAAGGCGTCCTCGTCGGTCACGTCGTCGCCGAGGTAGACGGGCGTCCGGTCGGGGTGGGCGGCGGCGAGGCGGGCCACGGCCGTCCCCTTCGAGACGCCCTCGGCGCGGAGCTCGACGACGGCCTTCCCCCAGATGGGCACGAGGCCGGCGGGGACGGCCTCGGCCCACCGCTCCAGCTCCGCCCGCGCGGCGTCGGCGTCGGGCGCGTGGCGGTAGTGGACGGCGAACGCGGCGCCTTTGTCCTCGACCACGACGCCCTCGGCAGCGGGCACGGCGGCTCGGAGGTCGGCCAGCACGTCGGCGTGCTCGTCGGCCGCGCGGGTGTCGACGGTCCCGTCGGCCCAGCCCTCCTCGGCCCCGTGGAGCCCGACGGCCGGGAGCCGCTGGTTCAGGAGCCGGCCGAGGGCGGCCAGGTCGCGCCCGGTGATCACGACGACCTCGTGCGCCTCGGCGAGCTCGGCGAGGAGGTCGGGCACGGCCGGGTGGGGCACGGCCTTCTCGGGGTCGCCGACGATGGGCGCCAGCGTCCCGTCGTAGTCGAGGAAGAGGAGCGGGCGGTCGGGGACGGGGGGCTGGTCCATCGGATGAGTGGGGGAAGGTCAGATTGGGGAAGTGGACGTGCTGGGCACGCCAGCGGCACCGTCTCCCCATGTCATTCTGAGCGAGTGGAGCGAGCCGAAGGATCCCTGGTGCGGCCGAGTCTCGAGTTGACGCCGGGGGCGCGGCCCGGTCGCGGTGCTCGCCCGAGATCCGTCGACTCCGGCCCGCGGCCTCCGCTCAGGTTGACACGCAACGAGGGTAAGAGCGAGTTGGAGACGACGGGCGGCGTTAGTCCTCGCCCTCGGCATCGAGCGACTCGAGGAAGCGTTGGGCCCAGACGTGGACGTCGAGGTCGCGGACGGCCTCGCGCATCTGGCTCAGGCGGGCGCGGCGCTCGGTCTCGGGGAGGTCGAGCGCCGTGTCGAGCGTCCGCGCGAGGCCATCGGCGTCGTAGGGGTTGACGAGGAACGCGCCGTCGAGGTAGTCGGCGGCGCCGGTGAGCTCGGAGAGGACGAGCGCGCCGGGCCGGCCGCCGCGCTCGGCACAGACGGCGCTGACGGCGGCGAACTCGTGGGCCACGAGGTTCATCCCGTCGCGGAGCGGCGTCACGAAGGCGACGTCGGCGGCCTGGTAGTACGCCGCCAACTCGGCCTGGTCGAACGACTGGTAGCGGTAGCGGACGGGCGCCCAGGCGCCCTTCGCGTAGCGCCCGTTGATCCGGCCCGAGGCCTCGTCCATCTCGCGCTTGAGCTGGTCGTAGGCCGGCACGCCGGTCCGGCTGGGCGTGGCGATCTGGACGAGCGAGACC
This sequence is a window from Rubrivirga marina. Protein-coding genes within it:
- a CDS encoding glycoside hydrolase family 15 protein, with product MSSPYLPIGDYGLVGNMRTAALVGKNGAVDWLCLPHFDSPSVFGAVLDHEKGGHFRIEVDGGYACRQTYLPDSNVLVTRFTGEQGAAEVVDYMPVGDIGPDAGYHRLVRHVRVIRGTIKVSVRVAPAFDYARSRHTVELTDEGAVFTSESGGPDGGPMRLGLSTVRTLYVDDSDPDRPEVYRDFELERGDRVTLELRYLDATGRLEEPLSREAEYALFRETTDYWRDWLVGCTYTGRWRETVRRSALLLKLLTFEPTGAIVAAPTTSLPEHLGGHRNWDYRYSWIRDAAFTLYGLLRIGFTTEVRSFIGWLRDRCEAGIPDDPNGPLQIVYGIDGRRHMPEFELDHLEGYMGSRPVRVGNGAADQLQLDIYGELLDAVYLYDKYGTPVAWEFWTDIVKYVDWVCANWDRPDEGIWEVRGAREHFVYSKLMCWVALDRALRLADKRSLPAPRKRWLKTRDKIYKAIMERGWSKERGAFVQAFGGTALDASNLLMPLVFFTGPNDPRMIATLEETLKAPEDGGLTSDCLVWRYNTGEIDDGVGGEEGAFNLCSFWLVEALARAGRIEPAYLEKARVMFEKMLGYSNHLGLFAEMTGLSGQALGNFPQAFSHLGLISAAYNIDRALDERGPGRRSGQTPSEPEQARSETVALHPGAEPNAHAGPTGAR
- the otsB gene encoding trehalose-phosphatase, producing the protein MDQPPVPDRPLLFLDYDGTLAPIVGDPEKAVPHPAVPDLLAELAEAHEVVVITGRDLAALGRLLNQRLPAVGLHGAEEGWADGTVDTRAADEHADVLADLRAAVPAAEGVVVEDKGAAFAVHYRHAPDADAARAELERWAEAVPAGLVPIWGKAVVELRAEGVSKGTAVARLAAAHPDRTPVYLGDDVTDEDAFRALQALRQPTVTVKVGEGETVAGHRLGGVEDVVAYLRRFLD